One window of the Oceanivirga salmonicida genome contains the following:
- a CDS encoding TIM-barrel domain-containing protein has protein sequence LVGSEKVSKVQFSVEGEYLEYFVIDGPTPKAVLNRYTQFTGRPALPPAWSFGLWLTTSFTTNYDEATV, from the coding sequence GTCTCGTGGGCTCGGAGAAAGTCTCTAAAGTCCAGTTCAGCGTTGAAGGCGAATACCTCGAGTACTTCGTCATCGACGGCCCGACGCCGAAAGCGGTGCTTAACCGCTATACGCAGTTCACCGGCCGCCCGGCGCTGCCGCCGGCATGGTCGTTTGGTCTGTGGCTGACGACCTCGTTCACCACCAACTATGACGAAGCGACGGT